A genomic stretch from Thermomonospora umbrina includes:
- the smc gene encoding chromosome segregation protein SMC — protein sequence MYLKNLTLRGFKSFASSTTLRFEPGITCVVGPNGSGKSNVVDALAWVMGEQGAKSLRGGKMEDVIFAGTASRPPLGRAEVVLTIDNSDGALPIDYSEVTISRLMFRSGQSEYAINGDACRLLDVQELLSDSGIGREMHVIIGQGMLDQALNSGPDGRRAVIEEAAGVLKHRKRKEKALRKLDAMQANLTRVQDLTGELRRQLKPLGRQAEIARKAAVIQAELRDARARLLADDLVTLRTRLEQEAADEAAVRRRRAEVERSLAAAQEREAVLEAEEQAAAPLLARAQDTWFRLSSLKERLRGVADLAAERHRNASEDEGEERRGRDPDDMEREAAAIREQEDLLRAALEEAQEGLSVTVETRAEAEDALREEERRLQAAARAAADRREGLARLRGRVEALRSKAQAGESEIGRLAEARAEAEERAEAARAEFEAYDAEVAEDPELLAEHATAQEALAAAKETVENARAAEDGPRRALRAAREAVAAARAADRAAQQEATALGARIEALELTLGSAADGGEALLSSGLDGVLGTVASLLTVEPGYETAIAAALGDAAQAVAVGSLDTARDALAMLRERDAGRAGMVVGDGPAVGLPAFPGVRFAADVISAPDSVRPALRHLLRGVAVVEDLDAAADLVRREPTLRAVTRAGDLLGAHWAQGGGEGGALGLLQMRATLDEAVEALGVSRSRAEEAASALEAAAEAEQQAQAALEGAQTAVHQAQNGVNQAQSVLDRARGRMREFEARAAQEAKQAARLEAGVRAARGEVERLTKALDAATDAREHDLRALAELEARHAEAEAAAEVADDLGDDTETREHLAERVRQARAAEMEARLTVRTAEERVQAIAGRADALEHGARREREERARATARRARRRRQAATARAVLLGSETSLERIEVSLVAAVAGREAAERAKADREAELKVVRGQVRELSSRLEKLVNVVHGNEVARAEQRLRLEQLEERAMEEMGLEVATLVAEYGPDQPVPPGPDAAEDAGPEPFDRAVVEKRAKAAERKMSQLGKVNPLALEEFAALEERHAFLTSQLEDLKKTRRDLLDIVKEVDDRVQQVFAAAFADTAREFERIFTRLFPGGDGRLILTQPDDMLATGVEVEARPPGKKVKRLSLLSGGERSLVAIAILVAVFKARPSPFYVLDEVEAALDDTNTQRLLGILEELRESSQLIIITHQKRTMEGADALYGVSMRGDGVTQVISQRMREREREPV from the coding sequence GTGTATCTCAAGAATCTGACGCTGCGCGGCTTCAAGTCCTTCGCGTCCTCGACGACCCTGCGCTTCGAGCCCGGCATCACCTGCGTGGTGGGGCCCAACGGGTCTGGCAAGTCCAACGTGGTCGACGCCCTCGCCTGGGTGATGGGCGAGCAGGGCGCCAAGTCGCTGCGCGGCGGCAAGATGGAGGACGTCATCTTCGCCGGCACCGCGAGCCGCCCCCCGCTGGGGCGCGCCGAGGTGGTGCTGACCATCGACAACTCCGACGGCGCGCTGCCGATCGACTACTCCGAGGTCACCATCAGCCGGCTGATGTTCCGGTCGGGGCAGAGCGAGTACGCCATCAACGGCGACGCCTGCCGGCTGCTGGACGTGCAGGAGCTGCTGTCGGACTCCGGCATCGGCCGCGAGATGCACGTGATCATCGGCCAGGGCATGCTGGACCAGGCGCTCAACTCCGGCCCCGACGGGCGGCGCGCGGTGATCGAGGAGGCCGCCGGGGTCCTCAAGCACCGCAAGCGCAAGGAGAAGGCGCTGCGCAAGCTGGACGCGATGCAGGCCAACCTGACCCGCGTCCAGGACCTCACCGGCGAGCTGCGCCGGCAGCTCAAGCCGCTGGGCCGGCAGGCCGAGATCGCCCGCAAGGCGGCGGTGATCCAGGCCGAGCTGCGCGACGCGAGGGCGCGCCTGCTCGCCGACGATCTGGTCACCCTGCGCACCCGGCTGGAGCAGGAGGCCGCCGACGAGGCCGCCGTGCGACGCCGCCGGGCCGAGGTCGAGCGGTCCCTGGCCGCCGCCCAGGAGCGGGAGGCCGTCCTGGAGGCCGAGGAGCAGGCCGCCGCGCCGCTGCTGGCCCGGGCGCAGGACACCTGGTTCCGGCTCTCGTCCCTGAAGGAGCGGCTGCGCGGCGTGGCCGACCTGGCCGCCGAACGGCACCGCAACGCCTCCGAGGACGAGGGCGAGGAACGGCGCGGCCGCGACCCCGACGACATGGAGCGCGAGGCCGCGGCGATCCGCGAGCAGGAGGACCTGCTGCGCGCCGCCCTGGAGGAGGCCCAGGAGGGCCTGTCCGTCACCGTCGAGACCCGCGCCGAGGCCGAGGACGCCCTCCGCGAGGAGGAACGCCGCCTCCAGGCCGCCGCGCGGGCCGCCGCCGACCGCCGCGAGGGCCTGGCCCGGCTGCGCGGCCGGGTCGAGGCGCTGCGCAGCAAGGCCCAGGCGGGGGAGTCGGAGATCGGCCGCCTCGCCGAGGCCCGCGCCGAGGCCGAGGAGCGCGCCGAGGCCGCCCGGGCCGAGTTCGAGGCGTACGACGCCGAGGTCGCCGAGGATCCGGAGCTGCTCGCCGAGCACGCGACGGCGCAGGAGGCCCTGGCCGCGGCCAAGGAGACGGTCGAGAACGCCCGGGCCGCCGAGGACGGTCCCCGCCGGGCGCTCAGGGCCGCCCGCGAGGCCGTCGCCGCGGCCCGCGCCGCCGACCGGGCCGCGCAGCAGGAGGCCACCGCCCTCGGGGCCCGGATCGAGGCGCTGGAGTTGACCCTCGGCAGCGCCGCCGACGGGGGCGAGGCGCTGCTGTCGTCCGGCCTGGACGGCGTGCTGGGCACCGTCGCGTCCCTGCTGACCGTGGAGCCCGGCTACGAGACGGCGATCGCCGCCGCGCTGGGCGACGCCGCGCAGGCCGTCGCCGTCGGCTCGCTGGACACCGCCCGCGACGCCCTGGCCATGCTCCGCGAACGCGACGCGGGACGCGCCGGAATGGTCGTCGGCGACGGACCCGCCGTGGGACTGCCCGCCTTCCCCGGGGTCCGGTTCGCCGCCGACGTGATCTCCGCCCCCGACTCCGTGCGTCCCGCGCTGCGGCACCTGCTGCGCGGCGTGGCCGTGGTGGAGGATCTCGACGCCGCCGCCGACCTGGTACGACGCGAGCCGACGCTGCGGGCCGTGACCCGCGCCGGCGACCTGCTGGGGGCCCACTGGGCCCAGGGCGGCGGTGAGGGCGGCGCCCTGGGGCTGCTCCAGATGCGCGCCACCCTCGACGAGGCCGTCGAGGCCCTCGGGGTCAGCCGTTCCCGCGCGGAGGAGGCGGCGTCCGCGCTGGAGGCCGCCGCCGAGGCCGAACAGCAGGCGCAAGCCGCCCTCGAGGGCGCCCAGACCGCCGTCCACCAGGCCCAGAACGGTGTCAACCAGGCCCAGTCGGTGCTCGACCGGGCACGCGGCAGGATGCGCGAGTTCGAGGCGAGGGCCGCCCAGGAGGCCAAGCAGGCCGCCCGGCTGGAGGCCGGGGTGCGGGCCGCCCGGGGCGAGGTGGAGCGGCTGACCAAGGCCCTGGACGCCGCCACCGACGCCCGTGAGCACGACCTGCGGGCCCTGGCGGAGCTGGAGGCCCGGCACGCCGAGGCGGAGGCGGCGGCCGAGGTCGCCGACGACCTCGGCGACGACACCGAGACCCGGGAGCACCTCGCCGAACGGGTCCGACAGGCGCGGGCGGCCGAGATGGAGGCGCGGCTGACGGTCCGTACCGCCGAGGAGCGCGTGCAGGCCATCGCCGGGCGGGCCGACGCCCTGGAGCACGGCGCCCGTCGCGAGCGCGAGGAACGCGCCAGGGCCACCGCCCGCCGCGCCCGCCGGAGGCGGCAGGCCGCGACCGCACGGGCGGTGCTGCTCGGATCCGAGACGTCCCTGGAGCGGATCGAGGTGTCGCTGGTCGCCGCCGTGGCCGGGCGGGAGGCCGCCGAGCGGGCCAAGGCCGACCGCGAGGCCGAGCTGAAGGTCGTGCGCGGCCAGGTCCGCGAGCTGTCCTCCCGACTGGAGAAGCTGGTCAACGTCGTCCACGGCAACGAGGTCGCCCGCGCCGAGCAGCGGCTCCGGCTGGAGCAGTTGGAGGAGCGGGCGATGGAGGAGATGGGTCTGGAGGTCGCGACCCTGGTCGCCGAGTACGGCCCCGACCAGCCCGTGCCGCCCGGCCCCGACGCCGCCGAGGACGCCGGCCCGGAGCCGTTCGACCGGGCCGTCGTGGAGAAGCGGGCCAAGGCCGCCGAGCGGAAGATGAGCCAGCTCGGCAAGGTCAACCCGCTGGCGCTGGAGGAGTTCGCCGCCCTGGAGGAGCGGCACGCGTTCCTGACGTCGCAGTTGGAGGACCTCAAGAAGACCCGGCGGGACCTGCTCGACATCGTCAAGGAGGTCGACGACCGGGTCCAGCAGGTGTTCGCGGCGGCGTTCGCCGACACGGCCCGGGAGTTCGAGCGGATCTTCACCCGGCTGTTCCCGGGCGGCGACGGGCGGCTGATCCTCACCCAGCCCGACGACATGCTCGCGACGGGTGTCGAGGTCGAGGCGCGTCCGCCGGGCAAGAAGGTCAAGCGGCTGTCGCTGCTGTCCGGCGGCGAGCGCTCCCTGGTCGCGATCGCCATCCTGGTCGCGGTGTTCAAGGCCCGCCCCTCGCCGTTCTACGTGCTCGACGAGGTGGAGGCGGCGTTGGACGACACCAACACCCAACGGCTGCTGGGCATCCTGGAGGAGCTCCGGGAGTCCTCCCAGTTGATCATCATCACCCACCAGAAGCGCACCATGGAGGGCGCCGACGCGCTGTACGGCGTCAGCATGCGCGGCGACGGCGTCACCCAGGTGATCAGCCAGCGGATGCGGGAGCGCGAGCGGGAGCCCGTCTGA